A section of the Burkholderia mallei ATCC 23344 genome encodes:
- a CDS encoding T2SS-translocated chitinase, with the protein MNFSMLSRIVPRALAAGCLFAAAGASQAAGVYAPYVDVTLYPTPLVDQIGVQQGIQQFMLAFVVSGGNQCTPSWGGVQPIGNGATGDLLDKIATSVTAYRAKGGDVAVSFGGAAGQPLMQACSSVAALKGAYQTVIDTYSLTHVDFDIEGASQQDSAAVARNFQAVAQLQADYAAKGKPLHVTLTLPAMPTGLVQDGLNVLNAALANNVTLDAVNIMTMDYGPSGIDMGAAAISAAQGLYSQLDTAYKSAGKPQTDAQLKQLVGVTPMIGVNDVAGEIFTLANAQSVQTTAANNNYGFVGIWSITRDKACDGSSQYASPICSGVAQQPYAFSSVFKQLGGHWGAGVTQDPNYGGGSDGGGKPQPGAPWSATQVYTAGATVTYQGTTYQAQWWTQGDIPGQASVWKPVGGNVPAWSSTTAYPGGACVTYQGAKYCAKWWTQGDVPSAGGPWTRA; encoded by the coding sequence ATGAATTTCAGCATGTTGTCCCGCATCGTCCCGCGCGCGCTCGCGGCGGGCTGTCTGTTCGCGGCGGCGGGCGCGTCGCAGGCGGCGGGCGTGTACGCGCCCTACGTCGACGTGACGCTCTACCCGACGCCGCTCGTCGACCAGATCGGCGTGCAGCAAGGCATCCAGCAATTCATGCTCGCGTTCGTCGTGTCGGGCGGCAACCAGTGCACGCCGTCATGGGGCGGCGTGCAGCCGATCGGCAACGGCGCGACGGGCGATCTGCTCGACAAGATCGCGACGTCGGTCACCGCCTATCGCGCGAAGGGCGGCGACGTGGCGGTATCGTTCGGCGGCGCGGCCGGCCAACCGCTGATGCAGGCGTGCTCGAGCGTCGCCGCGCTGAAGGGCGCATATCAGACCGTGATCGACACGTACAGCCTCACGCACGTCGATTTCGACATCGAAGGCGCGTCGCAGCAGGATTCGGCCGCCGTCGCGCGCAACTTCCAGGCGGTCGCGCAACTGCAAGCCGACTACGCGGCCAAAGGCAAGCCGCTGCACGTGACGCTCACGCTGCCGGCGATGCCCACGGGCCTCGTGCAGGACGGCCTGAACGTGCTGAACGCGGCGCTCGCGAACAACGTGACGCTCGACGCGGTGAACATCATGACGATGGATTACGGCCCGTCCGGCATCGACATGGGCGCGGCCGCGATCAGCGCCGCGCAGGGCCTCTACTCGCAGCTCGACACCGCGTACAAGTCGGCCGGCAAGCCGCAGACCGACGCGCAATTGAAGCAGCTCGTCGGCGTGACGCCGATGATCGGCGTGAACGACGTCGCGGGCGAGATCTTCACGCTCGCGAACGCGCAGAGCGTGCAGACGACGGCCGCGAACAACAACTACGGCTTCGTCGGCATCTGGTCGATCACGCGCGACAAGGCATGCGACGGCAGCTCGCAGTACGCGTCGCCGATCTGCTCGGGCGTCGCGCAGCAGCCGTACGCGTTCTCGTCGGTCTTCAAGCAACTGGGCGGCCATTGGGGCGCGGGCGTCACCCAGGACCCGAACTACGGCGGCGGCTCGGACGGCGGCGGCAAGCCCCAGCCGGGCGCGCCGTGGTCGGCCACGCAGGTCTATACGGCGGGCGCGACGGTCACGTACCAGGGCACGACCTATCAGGCCCAATGGTGGACGCAGGGCGACATTCCGGGGCAGGCGTCGGTGTGGAAGCCCGTCGGCGGCAACGTGCCGGCCTGGTCATCGACGACCGCGTATCCGGGCGGCGCGTGCGTGACGTATCAGGGCGCGAAGTATTGCGCGAAATGGTGGACGCAGGGCGACGTGCCGAGCGCGGGCGGCCCCTGGACGCGAGCGTGA
- a CDS encoding alpha/beta hydrolase → MLDETPTIEIETGPNPAFAVILMHGLGADANDFVPLVPELRIANGPAVRFVFPNAPEIAVTANNGYVMRAWYDILSFEGVNRQVDEAGIDASCASVRGLIAEQNRRGIPTSRIFVAGFSQGGAMAYSAGLTHPDALAGLIVLSGYVPSPGFIDARLADANRTTPIFAAHGTDDDILPIRLGEAARDFARDKGASVDWHAYPMPHSVCIEEIDALRRWLHARIAALQAA, encoded by the coding sequence ATGCTCGACGAAACGCCGACGATCGAAATCGAGACCGGCCCGAACCCCGCCTTCGCGGTGATCCTGATGCACGGCCTCGGCGCCGACGCGAACGATTTCGTGCCGCTCGTGCCCGAGTTGCGAATCGCGAACGGCCCGGCGGTGCGCTTCGTGTTCCCGAACGCGCCCGAGATCGCGGTCACCGCGAACAACGGCTACGTGATGCGCGCGTGGTACGACATCCTGTCGTTCGAAGGCGTGAACCGCCAGGTCGACGAAGCCGGGATCGACGCATCGTGCGCGAGCGTGCGCGGCCTGATCGCCGAGCAGAACCGGCGCGGCATCCCGACGTCGCGAATCTTCGTCGCGGGCTTCTCGCAGGGCGGCGCGATGGCGTACTCGGCGGGCCTCACGCACCCGGACGCGCTCGCGGGGCTGATCGTGCTGTCCGGCTACGTGCCTTCGCCGGGCTTCATCGACGCGCGGCTCGCCGACGCGAATCGCACGACGCCGATCTTCGCCGCGCACGGCACGGACGACGACATCCTGCCGATCCGCCTGGGCGAGGCCGCCCGCGATTTCGCGCGCGACAAAGGCGCGAGCGTCGACTGGCACGCGTATCCGATGCCGCATTCGGTGTGCATCGAAGAAATCGACGCGCTGCGCCGATGGCTGCATGCGCGGATCGCCGCGCTGCAAGCGGCGTGA
- a CDS encoding vWA domain-containing protein produces MRHDDARGRPGTRIAWRATLAAKRGEAWRADHLRYRPQAGSPGALHCFVLDCSASMLTAERLARAKGLVVALFDSLARERADAALVCFGGNAADVRFGPAVPRWWNERWLAPVGAGGGTPLTRGIGAATRLLARAARRHPGQQRWLWLLSDGRTTESPARPALAERIVIVDFDDAPVRLGRCERLAHAWGAALVTPQALERGGG; encoded by the coding sequence ATGCGGCATGACGATGCGCGCGGCCGCCCCGGCACGCGCATCGCGTGGCGCGCGACGCTCGCGGCGAAGCGCGGCGAAGCATGGCGCGCCGACCATCTGCGCTATCGTCCGCAGGCCGGCTCGCCGGGCGCGCTGCATTGCTTCGTGCTCGACTGCTCGGCGTCGATGCTGACGGCCGAGCGGCTCGCGCGCGCGAAGGGGCTCGTCGTCGCGCTGTTCGATTCGCTGGCGCGCGAGCGTGCCGACGCGGCGCTCGTGTGCTTCGGCGGCAACGCGGCCGACGTGCGGTTCGGGCCGGCCGTGCCGCGCTGGTGGAACGAGCGCTGGCTCGCGCCCGTCGGCGCGGGCGGCGGCACGCCGCTCACGCGGGGTATCGGCGCCGCGACGCGGCTGCTCGCGCGCGCCGCGCGGCGCCACCCGGGGCAGCAGCGCTGGCTGTGGCTGCTGTCGGACGGGCGAACGACCGAGTCGCCGGCGCGGCCGGCGCTTGCCGAGCGGATCGTCATCGTCGACTTCGACGACGCGCCCGTGAGGCTCGGCCGCTGCGAGCGGCTCGCGCACGCGTGGGGCGCGGCGCTCGTCACGCCGCAGGCGCTCGAGCGCGGGGGCGGGTGA
- a CDS encoding ATP-binding protein yields the protein MNPTNEAGAATAAASDDRALPAAYPFSALIGQAALQQALLLVAVDPGLGGVLVSGPRGTAKSTAARALAELLPEGRFVTLPLSASDEQVTGSLDLASALADNTVRFSPGLVARAHLGVLYVDEINLLPDALVDALLDAAASGVNTVERDGVSHSHAARFALVGTMNPEEGELRPQLLDRFGLMVELANCYDAATRQRIVKARLAFDLDPHGFRAQYRDAQAALAFDDAAHARVAELCIGAAVDGLRGDLVMLRAARALAALDGAARVAAAHVERVAADVLRHRRTRFEPQPEFQPGFQPGSQAGPQPMGRREPPPASRSAGGDAPGGRADPGEAEATRAPTPRDALPGGASGPAHPAARAPSDAQRRAADERAAARDGGRGPAADDSDWGYLPPEPAGIAPVKGVIPLPLKKR from the coding sequence TTGAACCCAACGAACGAAGCCGGCGCGGCAACGGCCGCCGCCTCCGACGACCGCGCATTGCCGGCCGCCTATCCGTTTTCCGCGCTGATCGGCCAGGCGGCGTTGCAGCAGGCGCTGCTGCTCGTCGCCGTCGATCCGGGCCTGGGCGGCGTGCTCGTGAGCGGCCCGCGCGGCACCGCGAAATCGACCGCCGCGCGCGCGCTCGCCGAGCTGCTGCCCGAGGGGCGCTTCGTCACGCTGCCGCTGTCGGCCAGCGACGAGCAGGTGACGGGTTCGCTCGACCTCGCGAGCGCGCTCGCCGACAATACGGTGCGCTTTTCGCCCGGCCTCGTCGCGCGCGCGCATCTCGGCGTGCTGTACGTCGACGAGATCAACCTGCTGCCGGACGCGCTCGTCGACGCGTTGCTCGACGCGGCCGCGAGCGGCGTCAACACGGTCGAGCGCGACGGCGTGTCGCACAGCCACGCGGCGCGCTTCGCGCTCGTCGGCACGATGAACCCGGAAGAGGGCGAGTTGCGCCCGCAACTGCTCGACCGTTTCGGGCTGATGGTGGAGCTCGCGAACTGCTACGACGCGGCGACGCGGCAGCGGATCGTCAAGGCGCGGCTCGCGTTCGATCTCGATCCGCACGGCTTTCGCGCGCAGTACCGCGACGCGCAGGCGGCGCTCGCGTTCGACGACGCCGCGCACGCGCGCGTCGCCGAGCTGTGCATCGGCGCGGCCGTCGACGGCCTGCGCGGCGACCTCGTGATGCTGCGCGCCGCGCGGGCGCTCGCGGCGCTCGACGGGGCGGCGCGCGTCGCCGCGGCGCACGTCGAGCGCGTCGCCGCCGATGTGCTGCGCCATCGGCGCACGCGGTTCGAGCCGCAACCTGAATTTCAGCCCGGATTTCAACCCGGGTCTCAAGCCGGGCCTCAGCCGATGGGGCGACGCGAGCCTCCGCCCGCATCGCGTTCGGCCGGCGGCGACGCGCCGGGCGGGCGCGCGGATCCGGGCGAAGCCGAAGCCACGCGCGCGCCCACGCCTCGCGACGCGCTGCCCGGCGGCGCGAGCGGACCGGCGCATCCCGCTGCGCGCGCGCCGTCCGACGCGCAGCGGCGCGCGGCGGACGAGCGCGCCGCGGCGCGCGACGGCGGCCGTGGGCCGGCCGCCGACGATAGCGACTGGGGCTATCTGCCGCCCGAGCCGGCGGGCATCGCGCCCGTCAAGGGCGTGATCCCGCTGCCGCTAAAAAAACGCTGA
- the cobN gene encoding cobaltochelatase subunit CobN: MHLLRTTPGGFVDDTAGVVRIDQRPADIVILSSADTTLSLLASAVPTLGEGFPSVRLANVTFLRQPASVDFYVDDVLRHARVVVIDHLGGEAYWPYGIEQAVALAARAGQKLAMFSGDLQEDPNLIAKSTVAPELCRQWWRYLREGGPANAQALLRSIAHHALAAALEREGLNPLPIAVTSLKDAMSRAVVDALCADANVSLVLNTTAFAAGALDAAEPEVLAGDAPVLQVILSGGNRDAWLADPHGLNARDIAMHVALPEVDGRIVTRAVSFKGLAYRCPHTEVDVVRYQPDDERIAFVAELSRRWCRLRTLENAHKRVALVLANYPASEGRIGNGVGLDTPASALAVLAMLRDEGYRVGELPDDGDALLARITAGVTNDPATRALRPALQSYPLDDYLRRFAQLPQAARDALNARWGPPEADPALRQRRFPIAGWRAGHVFVGVQPSRSRGDDDYANYHDADLVPPHAYLAFYFWLRDAFRIDALVHVGKHGNLEWLPGKSVALSDACWPDLILGPMPHLYPFIVNDPGEGSQAKRRAQAVIVDHLMPPLTRAENYGPLQDLERQVDEYYDALMVDARRAKVLRETILATIVEHKLHEELSIAPPAGRDAEDALLTRVDAWLCELKEAQIRDGLHTFGSSPRGRQRRDTLAALARFPSGDGRGERAGLIGALARDLALGEAFDPLASDWAAPWTGPRPAALGAMSDEPWRHAGDTRERLEALASRLIERRCGDGSHAGEGGGAPSGASRFAAPEYAAAHWPHAHAVLERIVRDVLPCLDACGDEELRQLRRGLEGRFVPPGPSGSPSRGRPDVLPTGRNFYSVDTRAVPTQAAWTIGLKSAQQLVERHLQEHGDYPRAVGLSVWGTATMRTGGDDVAQALALLGVRPKWAHGSHRVTDFEILPIEIFDRPRIDVTLRVSGFFRDAFANVMHLFDAAVQAVAELDEPEHLNPVRARVRREADALVARGMPADEARRRAGWRVFGARPGGYGAGLQALIDGRRWQTDADLAHAYRNWGGYAYAQNSAGEAAHDAFGARLATIDAVVQNQDNREHDLLDSNDYYQFQGGMAAAVRHASGRQPGLYHGDHSNPAAPRIGTLREEIARVIRSRVVNPKWIDGVKRHGYKGAAEIAATVDYLYGYDATARVVSDHQYALVADAYLHDADTRAFLERHNPHALHGICERLVEAMQRGLWQAPGAHRDAIEGYLLASEQRLEGGRR, translated from the coding sequence ATGCATCTGTTGCGCACCACGCCGGGCGGCTTCGTCGACGACACGGCGGGCGTGGTCCGGATCGACCAGCGTCCGGCCGACATCGTGATCCTGAGTTCGGCCGACACGACGCTGTCGCTGCTCGCGAGCGCCGTGCCGACGCTCGGCGAAGGCTTTCCGAGCGTGCGGCTCGCGAACGTGACGTTCCTCAGACAGCCGGCGTCGGTCGATTTCTACGTCGACGACGTGTTGCGGCACGCGCGCGTCGTCGTGATCGACCATCTCGGCGGCGAGGCGTACTGGCCGTACGGGATCGAGCAGGCGGTCGCGCTGGCCGCGCGCGCCGGGCAAAAGCTCGCGATGTTCTCGGGCGACCTGCAGGAAGATCCGAACCTGATCGCGAAAAGCACCGTCGCGCCCGAGCTGTGCCGTCAATGGTGGCGCTATCTGCGCGAGGGCGGGCCGGCGAACGCGCAGGCGCTGCTGCGCAGCATCGCGCATCACGCGCTCGCCGCCGCGCTCGAGCGCGAAGGGTTGAACCCGCTGCCGATCGCGGTGACCTCGCTGAAGGACGCGATGAGCCGCGCGGTCGTCGACGCGCTGTGCGCGGACGCGAACGTCTCGCTCGTGCTGAACACCACCGCGTTCGCCGCGGGCGCGCTCGACGCGGCCGAGCCCGAGGTGCTCGCGGGCGACGCGCCGGTGCTGCAGGTGATCCTCTCGGGCGGCAATCGCGACGCGTGGCTCGCCGATCCGCACGGCCTGAACGCGCGCGACATCGCGATGCACGTCGCGCTGCCCGAGGTCGACGGCCGCATCGTCACGCGCGCGGTGAGCTTCAAGGGGCTCGCGTACCGCTGCCCGCACACCGAGGTCGACGTCGTGCGCTACCAGCCGGACGACGAGCGGATCGCGTTCGTCGCCGAGCTGAGCCGGCGCTGGTGCCGGCTGCGCACGCTCGAGAACGCGCACAAGCGCGTCGCGCTCGTGCTCGCGAACTATCCGGCGAGCGAAGGGCGAATCGGCAACGGCGTCGGGCTCGACACGCCGGCGTCCGCGCTCGCGGTGCTCGCGATGCTGCGCGACGAGGGCTATCGCGTCGGCGAGCTGCCCGACGACGGCGACGCGCTGCTCGCGCGGATCACCGCAGGCGTGACGAACGACCCCGCGACGCGCGCGCTGCGCCCGGCGCTCCAGAGCTACCCGCTCGACGACTACCTGCGCCGCTTCGCGCAATTGCCGCAGGCGGCGCGCGACGCGCTGAACGCGCGCTGGGGGCCGCCCGAGGCCGATCCGGCGCTCAGGCAGCGGCGCTTTCCGATCGCCGGCTGGCGCGCGGGCCACGTGTTCGTGGGCGTGCAGCCGTCGCGCTCGCGCGGCGACGACGACTATGCGAACTACCACGATGCCGATCTCGTGCCGCCGCACGCGTATCTCGCGTTCTACTTCTGGCTGCGCGACGCGTTTCGCATCGACGCGCTCGTCCATGTCGGCAAGCACGGCAATCTCGAATGGCTGCCGGGCAAGAGCGTCGCGCTATCGGACGCATGCTGGCCGGACCTGATCCTCGGGCCGATGCCGCACCTGTATCCGTTCATCGTCAACGATCCGGGCGAGGGCAGCCAGGCGAAGCGGCGCGCGCAGGCGGTGATCGTCGACCATCTGATGCCGCCCCTCACGCGCGCGGAGAATTACGGGCCGCTGCAGGACCTCGAGCGGCAGGTCGACGAATACTACGATGCGCTGATGGTCGACGCGCGCCGCGCGAAGGTGCTGCGCGAGACGATTCTCGCGACCATCGTCGAGCACAAGCTGCACGAGGAACTGAGCATCGCGCCGCCCGCCGGGCGCGACGCGGAGGACGCGCTGCTCACGCGCGTCGACGCGTGGCTCTGCGAACTGAAGGAGGCGCAGATCCGCGACGGGCTGCATACGTTCGGCAGTTCGCCGCGCGGCCGGCAGCGGCGCGACACGCTCGCGGCGCTCGCACGCTTTCCGTCGGGCGACGGGCGCGGCGAGCGCGCCGGGCTGATCGGCGCGCTCGCGCGCGATCTCGCGCTCGGCGAGGCGTTCGATCCGCTCGCATCCGACTGGGCCGCGCCGTGGACAGGGCCGCGGCCCGCCGCGCTCGGCGCGATGAGCGACGAGCCGTGGCGGCATGCGGGCGACACGCGCGAGCGGCTCGAGGCGCTCGCGAGCCGCTTGATCGAGCGGCGGTGCGGCGATGGAAGCCATGCGGGCGAGGGAGGCGGTGCGCCGTCCGGCGCGTCGCGCTTCGCCGCGCCCGAATACGCCGCCGCGCACTGGCCGCACGCGCACGCGGTGCTCGAGCGCATCGTGCGCGACGTGCTGCCGTGCCTCGACGCGTGCGGCGACGAAGAACTGCGCCAGTTGAGGCGCGGCCTCGAAGGGCGTTTCGTGCCGCCGGGGCCGAGCGGCTCGCCGTCGCGCGGCCGGCCCGACGTGCTGCCGACGGGCCGCAACTTCTACTCGGTCGATACGCGCGCGGTGCCGACGCAGGCGGCGTGGACGATCGGCCTGAAATCGGCGCAGCAACTGGTCGAGCGCCACCTGCAGGAGCACGGCGATTACCCGCGCGCGGTCGGCCTGTCGGTGTGGGGCACGGCGACGATGCGCACGGGCGGCGACGACGTCGCGCAGGCGCTCGCGCTGCTCGGCGTGCGGCCGAAGTGGGCACACGGCAGTCATCGGGTGACCGATTTCGAGATCCTGCCGATCGAGATCTTCGACCGGCCGCGCATCGACGTGACGCTGCGCGTGTCGGGCTTCTTCCGCGACGCGTTCGCGAACGTGATGCACCTGTTCGATGCGGCCGTGCAGGCGGTGGCCGAGCTCGACGAGCCCGAGCACCTGAACCCGGTGCGCGCGCGCGTGCGGCGCGAGGCCGACGCGCTCGTCGCGCGCGGCATGCCCGCCGACGAGGCGCGCCGGCGCGCCGGCTGGCGCGTGTTCGGCGCGCGCCCGGGCGGATACGGCGCGGGCTTGCAGGCGCTGATCGACGGCCGCCGCTGGCAGACCGACGCCGATCTCGCGCATGCCTACCGGAACTGGGGCGGCTACGCATACGCGCAGAACAGCGCGGGCGAGGCCGCGCACGACGCGTTCGGCGCGCGCCTGGCGACGATCGACGCCGTCGTGCAGAACCAGGACAATCGCGAGCACGACCTCCTCGATTCGAACGACTACTATCAGTTCCAGGGCGGGATGGCGGCCGCGGTGCGCCACGCGTCGGGCCGGCAGCCGGGGCTCTATCACGGCGATCACAGCAATCCGGCCGCGCCGCGGATCGGCACGCTGCGCGAGGAGATCGCGCGGGTGATCCGCTCGCGGGTGGTCAATCCGAAGTGGATCGACGGCGTGAAGCGGCACGGCTACAAGGGTGCGGCCGAGATCGCGGCGACCGTCGACTATCTGTACGGATACGACGCGACTGCCCGCGTCGTATCCGATCACCAGTACGCGCTCGTCGCGGATGCGTACCTGCATGACGCCGATACGCGCGCGTTCCTCGAGCGCCACAATCCGCACGCGCTGCACGGGATCTGCGAGCGGCTCGTCGAGGCGATGCAGCGCGGCCTGTGGCAGGCGCCCGGCGCGCACCGCGACGCGATCGAGGGCTATCTGCTCGCGAGCGAGCAGCGGCTCGAAGGCGGCCGGCGATGA
- the cobW gene encoding cobalamin biosynthesis protein CobW, whose product MQMRKIPVTIVTGFLGSGKTTLLRHILQHAGGRRIVVIVNEFGELGIDGEILKGCGVGCDEAGREVDGRLYELANGCLCCTVQEEFYPVMEQLVERRAHIDHVLIETSGLALPKPLVQAFNWPSIKNGFTVDAVLTVVDAPATARGQFAENPTAVDAQRRADPNLDHESPLHELFADQLSSADLVIVNKTDLLDDAALAAVEATIRDEVPPQVKLVRARRGELDLATLLGLNAASEETIHLRHDHHGSADDADHHHDEFDSVVVEARVSSREAALGALGALVEAHAIYRVKGFAALPGVPMRLVVQGVGRRFDSYFDRRWRDGEAPASRFVLIGEDLDAAALQRAFDAALAAHGQAA is encoded by the coding sequence ATGCAGATGCGCAAAATTCCCGTGACGATCGTCACGGGCTTCCTCGGCAGCGGCAAGACGACGCTCTTGCGCCACATCCTCCAGCACGCGGGCGGCCGCCGGATCGTCGTGATCGTCAACGAGTTCGGCGAACTCGGCATCGACGGCGAGATCCTGAAGGGCTGCGGCGTCGGCTGCGACGAAGCCGGCCGCGAAGTCGACGGCCGGCTCTACGAGCTCGCGAACGGGTGCCTGTGCTGCACCGTGCAGGAAGAGTTCTATCCGGTGATGGAACAGCTCGTCGAGCGCCGCGCGCACATCGATCACGTGCTGATCGAGACCTCCGGCCTCGCGCTGCCCAAGCCGCTCGTGCAGGCGTTCAACTGGCCGTCGATCAAGAACGGCTTCACGGTCGACGCGGTGCTGACCGTGGTCGACGCGCCCGCCACCGCGCGCGGCCAGTTCGCCGAGAACCCCACCGCCGTCGACGCGCAGCGCCGCGCGGACCCGAATCTCGATCACGAATCGCCGCTGCACGAGCTGTTCGCCGATCAGCTGTCGTCCGCCGATCTCGTGATCGTCAACAAGACCGATCTGCTCGACGACGCGGCGCTCGCCGCCGTCGAGGCGACGATTCGCGACGAAGTCCCGCCGCAGGTGAAGCTCGTGCGCGCGCGGCGCGGCGAGCTCGATCTCGCGACGCTGCTCGGGCTGAACGCCGCGTCCGAGGAGACGATCCATCTGCGGCACGATCATCACGGCTCGGCCGACGACGCCGATCACCATCACGACGAGTTCGACTCGGTCGTCGTCGAGGCGCGGGTGAGCTCGCGCGAGGCCGCGCTCGGCGCGCTCGGCGCGCTCGTCGAGGCGCACGCGATCTATCGCGTGAAGGGCTTCGCCGCGTTGCCGGGCGTGCCGATGCGGCTCGTCGTGCAGGGCGTCGGCCGGCGCTTCGACAGCTATTTCGACCGCCGCTGGCGCGACGGCGAGGCGCCCGCGAGCCGCTTCGTGCTGATCGGCGAGGACCTCGACGCGGCCGCGCTGCAGCGCGCGTTCGACGCGGCGCTCGCCGCGCACGGGCAGGCCGCGTGA
- a CDS encoding HoxN/HupN/NixA family nickel/cobalt transporter: MLESFLRLFNDSPAELRSKIVGIYAMLIAFNVGAWAWAFAAFHGQPVLLGTALLAYTFGLRHAVDADHIAAIDNVTRKLMHEKKNPLGAGLFFSLGHSSVVILMTVAVALTAATLAERFEGMKAWGGAIGTSVSAFFLLVLAFANLLILISVYRTFRAVRRGEPLVEQDLDILLNQRGFFARIFRPLFAIVSRSWHLYPIGFLFGLGFDTATEIALFGISATQAHGGLSFWSVMALPVLFTAGMTLVDTTDGIMMMGAYRWAFVRPIRKIYYNMTITFVSVLVAIVIGGIEALALIGGKLALKGGVWDFAAMAAEHFGVLGYFVIGLFAASWIVSALIYRIRRYDDIDVTLSA, translated from the coding sequence ATGCTCGAATCGTTTCTTCGTCTCTTCAACGACAGCCCCGCCGAGCTGCGCAGCAAGATCGTCGGGATCTACGCGATGCTGATCGCGTTCAACGTCGGCGCGTGGGCCTGGGCGTTCGCCGCGTTCCACGGCCAGCCGGTGCTGCTCGGCACCGCGCTCCTCGCGTATACGTTCGGGCTGCGCCATGCGGTCGACGCCGATCACATCGCCGCGATCGACAACGTCACGCGCAAGCTGATGCACGAGAAGAAGAACCCGCTCGGCGCGGGGCTGTTCTTCTCGCTCGGGCATTCGAGCGTCGTGATCCTGATGACGGTGGCCGTCGCGCTGACGGCCGCGACGCTCGCCGAGCGCTTCGAGGGCATGAAGGCATGGGGCGGCGCGATCGGCACGAGCGTGTCGGCGTTCTTCCTGCTCGTGCTCGCGTTCGCGAACCTGCTGATCCTGATCTCCGTGTACCGGACGTTTCGCGCGGTGCGGCGCGGCGAGCCGCTCGTCGAGCAGGATCTCGACATCCTGCTCAACCAGCGCGGCTTCTTCGCGCGGATCTTCCGGCCGCTGTTCGCGATCGTGTCGCGCAGCTGGCACCTGTATCCGATCGGCTTCCTGTTCGGCCTCGGCTTCGACACCGCGACCGAGATCGCGCTGTTCGGCATCTCGGCGACGCAGGCGCACGGCGGGCTGTCGTTCTGGTCGGTGATGGCGCTGCCCGTGCTGTTCACCGCGGGCATGACGCTCGTCGACACCACCGACGGCATCATGATGATGGGCGCGTACCGCTGGGCATTCGTGCGGCCGATCCGCAAGATCTACTACAACATGACGATCACGTTCGTATCGGTGCTCGTCGCGATCGTGATCGGCGGCATCGAGGCGCTCGCGCTGATCGGCGGCAAGCTCGCGCTCAAGGGCGGCGTGTGGGATTTCGCCGCGATGGCGGCCGAACACTTCGGCGTGCTCGGCTACTTCGTGATCGGCCTGTTCGCCGCGAGCTGGATCGTCTCCGCGCTCATCTACCGGATCAGGCGCTACGACGACATCGACGTGACGCTCTCCGCGTGA
- a CDS encoding cobalamin biosynthesis protein: MMRVALGIGCRAGRPAEAIEAAIRAALARLPQASLADVGVVATLDAKAREPGLVACCARHGWPLVAFSRDEIAAHLARLAGLARAGSDSGSGSGVGASPAPGAPSCAAARARFGVDGVCEPCACLAAPNGALIVRKLALDGVTAALAGPL; this comes from the coding sequence ATGATGCGCGTCGCGCTCGGCATCGGCTGCCGCGCGGGGCGGCCCGCCGAAGCGATCGAGGCCGCGATCCGCGCGGCGCTCGCGCGTCTGCCGCAGGCGTCGCTCGCCGATGTCGGCGTCGTCGCGACGCTCGACGCGAAAGCGCGCGAACCGGGCCTCGTCGCATGCTGCGCACGCCACGGCTGGCCGCTCGTCGCGTTTTCGCGCGACGAGATCGCCGCGCACCTCGCCCGTCTAGCCGGTCTCGCCCGTGCCGGTTCCGATTCCGGTTCCGGCTCCGGCGTCGGCGCATCGCCCGCGCCGGGCGCCCCGTCGTGCGCCGCCGCGCGCGCGCGCTTCGGCGTCGACGGCGTGTGCGAGCCGTGCGCGTGCCTTGCCGCGCCGAACGGCGCGCTCATCGTGCGCAAGCTCGCGCTCGACGGCGTGACGGCCGCGCTCGCGGGCCCGCTGTGA
- the cobO gene encoding cob(I)yrinic acid a,c-diamide adenosyltransferase, whose amino-acid sequence MKTDSESHQRMAERRRAGHEKKQAAATVEKGLLIVHTGNGKGKSTAAFGMAVRMLGHGMRTGVVQFIKGALHTSERDFLGANAQCDFVTMGDGYTWNTQNRDADIATARRGWDEARRMIESGDYRMVILDELNTVLKYEYLPLDEVLATLAARDPALHVVVTGRHAPDALVDAADLVTEMRLVKHPYKEQGVKAQRGVEF is encoded by the coding sequence ATGAAAACCGATTCCGAATCGCATCAACGCATGGCCGAGCGCCGCCGCGCGGGCCACGAGAAGAAGCAAGCGGCCGCGACCGTCGAGAAGGGGCTCTTGATCGTCCACACCGGCAACGGCAAGGGCAAGAGCACGGCCGCGTTCGGGATGGCCGTGCGGATGCTCGGCCACGGGATGCGCACGGGTGTCGTGCAGTTCATCAAGGGCGCGCTGCACACGTCCGAGCGCGATTTCCTCGGCGCGAACGCGCAGTGCGACTTCGTCACGATGGGCGACGGCTACACGTGGAACACGCAGAACCGCGACGCCGACATCGCCACCGCGCGCCGCGGCTGGGACGAGGCGCGCCGGATGATCGAGAGCGGTGATTACCGGATGGTGATCCTCGACGAGCTGAACACGGTGCTCAAGTACGAATACCTGCCGCTCGACGAAGTGCTCGCGACGCTCGCCGCGCGCGATCCGGCGCTGCACGTCGTCGTGACGGGCCGGCATGCGCCCGACGCGCTCGTCGACGCGGCCGATCTCGTCACCGAAATGCGGCTCGTCAAGCATCCGTACAAGGAGCAAGGCGTGAAGGCGCAGCGCGGCGTGGAGTTCTGA